The following coding sequences lie in one Alphaproteobacteria bacterium genomic window:
- the urtE gene encoding urea ABC transporter ATP-binding subunit UrtE codes for MLQVTGLDLFYGASQALRSVDLTAEKGAVTCVMGRNGVGKTSLLRAIAGQQGVAGGSMVWEESDVTTLAPYDRAARGIAYVPQGREIFPLLTVEENLETGYAAVPRALRHVPDDIYQLFPVLRDMLGRRGGDLSGGQQQQLAIARALVTRPRLLLLDEPTEGIQPSIIKDIERIIRLLADQGEMAIVLVEQYFEFARDLADAFVVMDRGEVVLSGRKDDMVEADVRRYLTV; via the coding sequence ATGTTGCAGGTAACCGGGCTGGATCTCTTCTACGGCGCCAGCCAGGCGCTGCGCAGTGTCGACCTGACGGCGGAAAAGGGCGCTGTCACCTGCGTCATGGGTCGCAACGGCGTCGGCAAGACCAGCCTGCTGCGCGCCATCGCCGGGCAGCAGGGCGTCGCCGGCGGGTCGATGGTCTGGGAGGAATCCGACGTGACGACGCTGGCGCCCTATGACCGCGCCGCCCGTGGCATCGCCTATGTGCCGCAGGGCCGGGAAATCTTCCCGCTGCTGACGGTCGAGGAAAACCTGGAAACCGGCTATGCCGCCGTGCCGCGCGCCCTGCGCCACGTCCCCGACGATATCTACCAGCTGTTCCCGGTGCTGCGCGACATGCTGGGCCGCCGTGGCGGGGACCTGTCCGGCGGCCAGCAGCAGCAGCTTGCCATCGCGCGGGCGCTGGTGACCCGGCCGCGCCTGTTGCTGCTGGACGAGCCGACCGAAGGCATCCAGCCGTCGATCATCAAGGATATCGAACGCATCATCCGCCTTCTCGCCGATCAGGGCGAAATGGCCATCGTGCTGGTCGAGCAGTATTTCGAATTCGCGCGCGATCTCGCCGACGCCTTCGTCGTCATGGATCGTGGCGAGGTCGTGCTGTCGGGCAGGAAGGACGACATGGTGGAAGCGGATGTCCGTCGCTACCTTACGGTCTGA
- the urtC gene encoding urea ABC transporter permease subunit UrtC encodes MRNDTPFGFIRGDRGGQIMLALLVVAAVAVPLLNTMTDPGSAVHVPTYIVSLLGKYMTFALLALSVDLIWGYCGILSLGHGAFFALGGYAMGMHMMREIGDRGNYGNAELPDFMVFLNWKELPWYWYGFDSFAFAAIMAMVVPGLLALLFGWFAFRSRVTGVYLSIITQAMTYALLLAFFRNDMGFGGNNGLTDFKDVLGFDLQADSTRLWLFVMSAMAVAGAYLICRFIICSRTGRVLVAIRDAESRVRFLGYRVEYYKLFVFTVSAMLAGVAGALYVPQVGIINPSEFSPANSIEIVIWVAVGGRGSLYGAVLGAILINYARTYFTGALPELWLFMLGGIFILSTLFLPKGLVGALPSFKLPGRVARDSRIEEKTA; translated from the coding sequence ATGCGCAACGATACGCCATTCGGCTTTATCCGCGGCGATCGCGGCGGACAGATCATGCTGGCCCTGCTTGTCGTCGCCGCCGTCGCGGTGCCGTTGCTGAACACCATGACCGATCCAGGGTCGGCGGTGCATGTGCCGACTTATATCGTCAGCCTGCTCGGCAAATACATGACCTTCGCGCTGCTGGCGCTCAGCGTCGACCTGATCTGGGGCTATTGCGGCATTCTCAGCCTCGGCCATGGCGCGTTCTTCGCGCTGGGCGGTTATGCCATGGGCATGCACATGATGCGGGAAATCGGCGACCGGGGAAATTACGGCAACGCGGAACTGCCGGATTTCATGGTCTTCCTGAACTGGAAGGAGCTGCCCTGGTACTGGTACGGCTTCGACAGTTTCGCCTTCGCCGCGATCATGGCGATGGTGGTGCCGGGTCTGCTGGCGCTGCTGTTCGGCTGGTTTGCCTTCCGTTCCCGGGTGACCGGCGTGTACCTCTCGATCATCACCCAGGCGATGACCTATGCGCTGCTGCTGGCGTTCTTCCGCAACGACATGGGATTCGGCGGCAATAACGGGCTGACCGACTTCAAGGACGTGCTCGGCTTCGACCTGCAGGCGGACAGCACGCGGCTGTGGCTGTTCGTCATGTCGGCGATGGCGGTCGCCGGCGCCTACCTGATCTGCCGTTTCATCATCTGTTCGCGCACCGGGCGCGTGCTGGTTGCGATCCGCGATGCGGAAAGCCGGGTCCGCTTCCTCGGCTACAGGGTCGAATACTACAAGCTGTTCGTCTTTACCGTGTCGGCGATGCTGGCGGGGGTCGCAGGCGCGCTCTACGTGCCCCAGGTCGGGATCATCAACCCCAGCGAATTTTCCCCGGCCAATTCGATTGAGATCGTCATCTGGGTCGCGGTCGGCGGGCGCGGCTCGCTGTATGGCGCGGTGCTTGGCGCGATCCTGATCAATTATGCCCGGACCTATTTCACCGGCGCGCTGCCCGAACTGTGGCTGTTCATGCTGGGCGGCATCTTCATTCTCTCGACGCTGTTCCTGCCGAAGGGGCTGGTGGGCGCGTTGCCCAGCTTCAAACTGCCGGGCCGCGTCGCGCGGGATTCCCGCATCGAGGAGAAAACGGCATGA
- the urtB gene encoding urea ABC transporter permease subunit UrtB, with amino-acid sequence MITYLGRLRICLVLSMLLSGFGGLPALAADEATLEKTVAGLAANGFDDKISAIEALGASGDKRAGPVLEAMVEGNLYTVKSDNSVVIGERKGNVYILRAPLTLAPVAEVSSQDITKIRVNNRLRGIIRGALGGLVLMSDDPAARRRAADDVFKARTMEMGPMLDKALARESDATVRTAMERALAAVNLTHATDSAVRIDAVKTLALDAGPDTRALLSQIAAVDGDGKPVEADAAVREAVVEALDELESRLAFLHGVEGIFQGISLGSVLLLAAVGLAITFGVMGVINMAHGELVMLGAYTTFAVQEVFRNSFPGLFDYSLLVAIPAAFLVSALAGVGIERGVIRYLYGRPLETLLATWGISLVLQQTVRTIFGPTNREVGNPSWMSGSLEITNGLLLTYNRIWIIVFSLLVLGLIALLLKRTTFGLRIRAVTQNREMAASMGIRTGMTDAMTFGLGSGIAGMAGVALSQIDNVSPNLGQAYIIDSFMVVVFGGVGNLWGTLVGAFTLGIVNKLLEPEVGAVLAKILVLVAIILFIQKRPRGLFALRGRAIES; translated from the coding sequence ATGATCACGTACCTTGGGAGGCTCAGGATATGCCTTGTCCTGTCGATGCTCCTTTCCGGATTTGGCGGGTTGCCGGCGCTGGCGGCCGATGAGGCGACGCTGGAAAAGACTGTCGCCGGGCTGGCGGCGAATGGCTTCGACGACAAGATATCCGCGATCGAGGCGCTGGGCGCCAGCGGCGACAAGCGCGCCGGACCGGTCCTGGAGGCAATGGTCGAGGGTAATCTCTATACCGTCAAATCCGATAATTCCGTCGTCATTGGCGAGCGCAAGGGCAATGTCTATATCCTGCGGGCGCCGCTGACGCTGGCGCCGGTGGCCGAAGTGTCGTCGCAGGACATTACCAAAATCCGGGTCAACAACCGGCTGCGCGGCATCATCCGCGGCGCGCTTGGCGGGCTGGTGCTGATGAGCGACGACCCTGCGGCCCGGCGGCGGGCGGCTGACGATGTCTTCAAGGCGCGGACCATGGAAATGGGGCCAATGCTCGACAAGGCCCTGGCGCGGGAAAGCGACGCCACTGTCCGGACCGCGATGGAACGGGCGCTCGCGGCGGTCAACCTGACCCATGCCACGGATTCCGCCGTGCGGATCGACGCGGTGAAAACGCTGGCGCTGGACGCCGGTCCCGATACGCGCGCGCTGTTGAGCCAGATTGCCGCCGTCGATGGCGACGGCAAACCGGTCGAGGCCGACGCGGCGGTTCGCGAGGCTGTCGTGGAAGCGCTGGACGAACTCGAAAGCCGGCTCGCCTTCCTGCATGGCGTCGAGGGCATCTTCCAGGGAATCAGCCTCGGTTCGGTGCTGCTGCTGGCGGCCGTCGGGCTGGCGATCACGTTCGGCGTCATGGGGGTCATCAACATGGCGCATGGCGAACTGGTCATGCTCGGCGCCTATACGACCTTCGCGGTGCAGGAAGTCTTCCGCAACAGTTTCCCTGGCCTGTTCGACTATTCGCTGCTCGTCGCAATTCCCGCCGCCTTCCTGGTGTCGGCGCTGGCGGGGGTTGGAATCGAACGCGGCGTCATCCGCTATCTCTATGGCCGGCCGCTGGAAACCCTGCTCGCCACATGGGGGATCAGCCTGGTCCTGCAACAGACGGTGCGGACGATTTTCGGTCCGACCAACCGCGAGGTCGGCAATCCGTCATGGATGAGCGGCTCGCTCGAAATCACCAACGGGCTGCTGCTGACCTATAACCGGATATGGATCATCGTCTTCAGCCTGCTGGTGCTGGGGCTTATCGCCCTGCTGCTCAAGCGCACGACCTTCGGGCTGCGTATCCGCGCGGTGACGCAGAACCGCGAGATGGCTGCCTCCATGGGCATCCGCACCGGCATGACCGACGCCATGACCTTCGGGCTTGGCTCCGGCATCGCGGGCATGGCCGGGGTGGCGCTCAGCCAGATCGACAATGTCAGCCCCAACCTGGGGCAGGCTTACATCATCGACTCCTTCATGGTCGTTGTCTTCGGCGGTGTCGGGAACCTTTGGGGCACGCTGGTCGGCGCCTTCACGCTGGGCATCGTCAACAAGCTGCTCGAACCCGAAGTGGGCGCGGTGCTGGCCAAGATCCTGGTGCTGGTCGCCATCATCCTCTTCATCCAGAAACGACCGCGCGGGCTGTTCGCGCTGCGTGGCCGGGCGATTGAATCATGA
- the urtD gene encoding urea ABC transporter ATP-binding protein UrtD, whose translation MNPVADISRSDTVLYLDGVSVSFDGFKALNSLSFYVDTGELRAIIGPNGAGKTTMMDVVTGKTRPDEGQVFFRGNIDLTRMDEARIANLGIGRKFQKPTVFERQSVFDNLELALAGNRRVLASLLFRLNGEQRDRIDAVLETIMLIEQRDMIAGNLSHGQKQWLEIGMLLMQEPELLLVDEPAAGMTDAETEQTAILLQNIAGDRSVVVVEHDMEFVRALDCRVTVLHEGTVLAEGSLASVQKDERVVEVYLGR comes from the coding sequence ATGAATCCTGTCGCGGATATTTCCCGATCCGATACCGTCCTCTACCTGGACGGCGTGTCGGTCAGCTTCGACGGGTTCAAGGCGCTGAACAGCCTCAGCTTCTATGTCGATACCGGCGAATTGCGCGCCATCATCGGCCCGAACGGCGCGGGCAAGACGACGATGATGGATGTGGTCACCGGCAAGACCCGGCCCGATGAGGGGCAGGTGTTTTTCCGCGGCAATATCGACCTGACCCGGATGGACGAAGCCAGGATCGCCAATCTGGGGATCGGCCGGAAGTTCCAGAAGCCGACCGTCTTTGAACGCCAGAGCGTCTTCGATAACCTGGAACTGGCGCTGGCGGGCAATCGCAGGGTGCTGGCCTCGCTGCTGTTCAGGCTGAACGGCGAACAGCGCGACCGGATCGACGCGGTGCTGGAAACCATCATGCTGATCGAACAGCGGGACATGATCGCGGGGAACCTGTCGCACGGCCAGAAGCAATGGCTCGAAATCGGCATGCTGCTGATGCAGGAACCGGAACTGCTGCTGGTCGACGAACCGGCCGCCGGCATGACCGACGCGGAAACCGAGCAGACGGCGATCCTGCTGCAGAATATCGCCGGCGACCGGTCGGTCGTCGTGGTCGAGCACGACATGGAATTCGTGCGCGCGCTGGACTGCCGGGTTACGGTGCTGCATGAAGGGACGGTGCTGGCCGAAGGCTCGCTGGCCAGCGTGCAGAAGGATGAACGGGTTGTCGAAGTGTATCTGGGGCGCTGA
- a CDS encoding urease accessory protein UreD produces the protein MSVATLRSDPVNLSHGAARIAFRHDGRVTRLADLYHHDPLRVVFPNPAPGEPPLAVLVTTSGGLVGGDRLDVDVTLEADALAMVLGQAAEKVYRSAGTDCRIEVALRADAGSWLEYLPQETILFEGTRMRRRTRIDTVTGARVLAGEMLVFGRIARGETVTGGLVRDVWEIRRDGRLVWADALHMQTPLAAVLAHPAGFDGAIACATVVYAGDDAAERLEFARAALGAEGDSLRGGATLVNGVLIMRWLGRDAFTLRRAFGNFWSAFRQETAGLPAALPRLWHM, from the coding sequence ATGTCCGTCGCTACCTTACGGTCTGATCCCGTCAACCTGTCGCATGGCGCGGCGCGGATCGCCTTCCGCCATGACGGTCGCGTGACGCGCCTTGCCGATCTTTACCACCATGACCCGCTGCGGGTCGTCTTTCCGAACCCGGCGCCGGGGGAGCCGCCACTGGCGGTGCTGGTGACCACGTCGGGCGGGCTGGTCGGCGGCGACCGGCTGGATGTGGACGTAACGCTGGAAGCGGACGCGCTGGCGATGGTGCTCGGCCAGGCGGCGGAGAAGGTTTACCGCTCCGCCGGGACGGATTGCCGGATCGAGGTCGCGCTGCGCGCGGATGCGGGGTCCTGGCTGGAATACCTGCCGCAGGAAACCATCCTGTTCGAGGGCACGCGGATGCGCCGGCGGACGCGGATCGATACCGTAACGGGCGCGCGGGTGCTGGCCGGGGAAATGCTGGTCTTCGGCCGGATCGCGCGCGGCGAAACCGTCACCGGCGGGCTGGTCCGCGACGTCTGGGAAATCCGCCGCGACGGCAGGCTGGTCTGGGCCGATGCGCTGCACATGCAAACCCCGCTGGCGGCGGTGCTGGCGCATCCGGCCGGGTTCGACGGTGCAATCGCCTGCGCGACGGTGGTATACGCCGGCGATGACGCCGCCGAACGGCTCGAATTCGCCCGCGCGGCGCTGGGCGCGGAAGGCGACAGCCTGCGCGGCGGCGCGACGCTGGTGAACGGGGTATTGATTATGCGCTGGCTGGGCCGGGATGCGTTCACATTGCGCCGCGCATTCGGTAATTTCTGGTCAGCCTTCCGGCAGGAAACGGCGGGACTGCCCGCCGCCCTGCCGCGCCTCTGGCATATGTAA